From a single Maylandia zebra isolate NMK-2024a linkage group LG3, Mzebra_GT3a, whole genome shotgun sequence genomic region:
- the arhgef11 gene encoding rho guanine nucleotide exchange factor 11 isoform X5: protein MSLRQPTSTLDRINSLTIGDSERKSSGPQQREPTAEIISDSTGTGLVHRCVVVQKDQLGFGFTVCGERVKLVQNVRPGGAAVKAGVQEGDRIIKVNGSLVASMSHQEVVKLIKSGSYVALTLQGPSPSTTSLPLEPLATDHTLNQRSSLAGEAAPPPPPPLPSGLSSTPSQRITGPKPLQDPQVQKHATQILRKMLEQEEAELQDLMDEQLRNPSPLLEERIESAKRRAHQVRVKIQQDVEGTRSESVTGYFIAGEGRQSIDSSEGDMEAFESPHSSPSFSFRTPLHRRQTSDISTLSDLGGKAQIIGPEEEDEEYDGYAFNEMDGPYQDIELLKARPAHMAVFMRYVFTQLLDPNPLLFYLSVEAYLGSLPKDARTLAPQICSLFLEPDAPLKIKVREEYLADIENRLHAQEDIRGPLSELQQLVLPEIQDQLQDYRNKQMMGLGSLFGEGDLQHLDGDTVKEKQVVDKQVTALWEILSKHEEDRSSPLASAVILYLRHSGIKPRDSKVFPGLTTEKDKWITFLKSKKLSGTKKEKDGEDKKRNPILKYIGKPRTTSQSTFHVPLSPTEVRPGSVRNIIQQFENSTETGEEVSDGADPQRLSSSSLGDEMDSPLPVRLARSESLKAQGEGRRRGGTSGAESVPRSRSDVDMEDCADERDGPGLRPLQHSASSSASSNSARSLENPTPPYTPRSRRRSVESPLALLPDAAALEEDVMDSKTWQETVTPQLLATLSPSEVDRQAVIYELFTTEVSHLRTLRVLDQVFYQKMRTVLNSDELACIFPNLPQVYELHASLCEAMKKRRESPIVQDIGDVMLTRFEGAAGDEFQEQASQLCCQQSQALELIKSKQRKDPRFAHIIQECEASPHCRRLQLKDLLVSEMQRLTKYPLLLDKIVKYTEAGSSDLPLLQRAHACCRGILQSVNEDVRESEHRQRLSEYQCRLDAAPQFKNVDLTTKRMIHEGPLTWKVNKEKLIEIQALLLSDCLVLLQKGPDDRLQLRNHSSRLGGGGGGSGDSKTSFSPLVNLASLLVRPVATDKKALYIISTTDMQIYELVAATTSKKETWKDLLEKAISAAGGSSPLMNHSSIPMSSPSLRSSSPASTGSNAYGDNSMTEQSDSTETHSNSDEPAISHSTPVDQSEAFLKGQGVAEAALQDVETLRQLILQDFGEDCWSHDSDDTPTNETAAESNSFTERQRPESLETVLSCCTDEWEAEPEELLLAKAPKPQVVRKAVVAGPPPSSSSVAEDITDDVTLPSNQSSKSRSEAKKQGNTFYLVMPIEQGESVTEDLNDPPTPTASHFPPPVEEMTLPQTQMEEEPAARGPEANQSETMQLEQEKETGHLQAAQHTHVIRNVDEIFHTIEELMTKLRHLKEIEKAHYKLLETLRESSISQESEDQQCRSATVSRTPSLDRSSGDGKESRPAEPKILSTGF, encoded by the exons ATGAGTCTCCGCCAACCCACCTCCACGCTGGACAG GATCAACAGTTTGACAATTGGGGACTCGGAGCGTAAATCCTCTGGCCCTCAGCAGAGAGAGCCAACGGCAGAAATCATTTCTGACAGTACAG GCACTGGACTTGTGCACAGATGTGTGGTTGTGCAAAAGGACCAGCTGGGCTTCGGCTTCACCGTGTGTGGAGAGAGAGTGAAGCTGGTACAGAATGTCCGACCAG GTGGAGCAGCAGTGAAGGCTGGTGTCCAAGAAGGGGACAGAATCATAAAG GTGAACGGCTCGTTGGTTGCCTCCATGTCCCATCAAGAGGTGGTAAAGCTCATAAAAT CTGGATCTTACGTCGCACTTACACTACAAGGGCCGTCTCCATCAACCACCTCCTTGCCCTTAGAGCCCCTCGCCACTGATCACACTCTTAATCAAAGATCATCTCTGGCTGGGGAGGCtgcacctcctccacctccacccttGCCCTCTGGACTGAGCAGCACCCCCTCCCAAAGGATCACAGGACCCAAACCACTACAA GACCCACAAGTACAAAAACATGCGACTCAGATACTCAGGAAAATGCTGGAGCAGGAAGAGGCCGAGCTGCAG GACTTGATGGATGAGCAGCTGAGGAACCCGTCGCCATTGCTGGAGGAGCGAATTGAAAGCGCCAAGAGGAGAGCTCACCAAGTCAGAGTCAAGATTCAGCAAGATGTG GAGGGAACGAGGTCAGAATCTGTCACAGGCTACTTCATAGCAGGAGAAG GGCGACAATCAATAGACTCCAGTGAAGGAGACATGGAG GCCTTTGAGAGTCCCCACTCCTCCCCCTCATTTTCCTTCAGGACCCCCCTGCACCGGCGCCAGACGTCCGACATATCCACCTTATCTGATTTG gGTGGAAAGGCTCAGATCATCGGGCCcgaggaggaagatgaagaataTGACGGCTATGCATTTAATGAG ATGGACGGTCCATACCAAGATATTGAGCTGTTAAAGGCACGACCAGCACACATGGCAGTGTTCATGAGATATGTCTTTACCCAGCTTCTGGATCCCAACCCTCTG CTGTTCTACCTGTCTGTGGAGGCTTACCTCGGCTCCCTTCCTAAAGATGCCCGCACTCTTGCACCTCAGATCTGCTCCCTGTTCCTGGAACCAGATGCT CCCCTGAAGATTAAAGTACGAGAGGAGTATCTTGCTGATATCG AAAATCGACTTCATGCTCAGGAGGACATCCGGGGACCTCTgtctgagctgcagcagcttgTGCTGCCAGAAATCCAGGACCAGCTGCAAGACTACAG GAACAAGCAGATGATGGGTCTCGGTTCTCTGTTTGGAGAAGGAGACCTGCAGCACCTTGATGGAGACACTGTGAAAGAGAAACAGGTGGTGGACAAACAAGTCACCGCCCTGTGGGAAATACT ATCAAAGCACGAGGAGGACAGAAG TTCTCCTCTGGCTTCAGCTGTGATCCTCTACCTGCGTCATTCTGGGATCAAGCCTAGAGACTCCAAGGTCTTCCCCGGCCTGACCACAGAGAAGGACAAGTGGATCACTTTCTTAAAGTCCAAGAAG CTGAGCGGTACCAAGAAGGAAAAAGATGGAGAGGATAAAAAGAGAAATCCCATCCTGAAGTACATCGGCAAACCCCGGACCACATCCCAGTCCA CATTCCATGTCCCGCTGTCACCCACCGAAG TCCGGCCTGGCAGCGTGCGGAACATCATTCAGCAGTTTGAGAATAGCACCGAGACCGGCGAGGAAGTCAGCGACGGCGCTGACCCGCAAAGGCTCTCCTCCAGCAGCCTCGGGGATGAAATGGACAG CCCTCTACCAGTTCGTCTGGCTCGCAGCGAGTCACTAAAGGCTCAGGGAGAAGGGCGACGGCGGGGCGGCACCTCAGGAGCAGAGTCTGTGCCCCGCTCTCGTAGCGATGTGGACATGGAGGACTGCGCAGATGAGAGGGACGGGCCAGGCCTGAGGCCTCTGCAGCACAGCGCCTCGTCCTCTGCATCCAGCAACTCTGCACG GTCTCTAGAGAACCCTACACCCCCATACACCCCTCGGTCTAGACGCAG GAGCGTGGAGTCGCCGCTGGCCCTGCTACCCGATGCTGCAGCACTGGAGGAGGACGTGATGGATAGTAAGACCTGGCAGGAGACTGTTACCCCTCAGCTCCTTGCAACACTCAGCCCCAGTGAGGTGGATAGACAGGCTGTCATATACG AGCTGTTCACCACTGAGGTGTCCCACCTGCGAACCTTACGGGTCCTGGACCAGGTTTTCTATCAGAAGATGAGGACTGTCCTGAACTCTGACGAGCTGGCCTGCATCTTCCCCAACTTGCCTCAAGTCTACGAGCTCCACG CGAGTCTGTGTGAGGCGATGAAGAAGCGAAGAGAATCGCCGATTGTTCAGGACATCGGGGATGTGATGCTGACCAGG tttGAAGGGGCAGCCGGAGACGAGTTTCAGGAACAAGCGTCCCAGCTGTGCTGCCAGCAGTCTCAGGCTCTCGAGCTCATTAAGAGCAAACAGCGTAAAGACCCTCGCTTCGCTCACATTatccag gAGTGTGAGGCGAGTCCTCACTGCCGCAGGTTACAGCTCAAAGACCTGCTGGTGTCAGAGATGCAGAGACTCACCAAGTACCCGCTGCTGCTGGACAAAATcgttaaatacacagaag CGGGCTCATCAGATTTGCCCTTGCTCCAGCGAGCGCACGCGTGTTGCCGAGGGATACTGCAGAGCGTCAATGAGGACGTTAGGGAATCGGAGCACCGGCAGCGCCTCAGCGAGTACCAGTGCAGGCTGGATGCTGCTCCTCAGTTCAAG AATGTGGACCTCACCACGAAGAGAATGATCCATGAAGGTCCTCTCACCTGGAAAGTTAACAAAGAAAAGCTGATAG AGATCCAAgcgctgctgctgtcagactgcCTCGTCCTCCTTCAGAAGGGCCCGGACGACCGCCTACAGCTGCGAAATCATTCCAGCAGATTGGGTGGAGGCGGGGGAGGCAGCGGTGACAGCAAGACCTCTTTCAGCCCTCTAGTGAACCTGGCGTCGCTGCTTGTTCGCCCGGTAGCTACAG ACAAGAAAGCTCTTTACATCATCAGCACCACAGATATGCAGATCTATGAGCTGGTGGCTGCAACAACATCCAAGAAGGAGAC CTGGAAAGATTTACTGGAAAAGGCCATCTCTGCCGCCGGCGGATCGTCACCTCTGATGAATCACAGCTCGATACCCATGTC GTCCCCGAGTCTACGCAGTTCTTCCCCCGCCTCAACTGGCAGCAATGCCTACGGAG ATAACTCGATGACGGAGCAGTCAGACTCCACGGAGACTCATTCCAACAGCGACGAGCCCGCGATCTCCCACAGTACGCCTGTGGACCAATCGGAAGCTTTTCTCAAAGGACAAGGCGTGGCGGAGGCCGCTCTGCAAGACG TTGAAACCCTGCGGCAGCTCATATTACAAGATTTCGGAGAGGACTGTTGGAGCCACGATTCAGATGATACACCCACCAATGAGACGGCCGCTGAAAGCAACTCATTCACAGAGAGGCAGCGACCGGAGTCTCTGGAGACGGTCCTCAGCTGCTGCACCGATGAATGGGAGGCGGAGccagaagagctgctgcttGCAAAAGCACCCAAACCTCAGGTTGTGAGGAAAG cTGTGGTTGCGggtcctcctccttcttcttcttctgtcgcTGAAGACATCACTGATGATGTCACCCTCCCCTCCAATCAGTCATCCAAGTCAAGAAGCGAGGCCAAAAAGCAGG GAAATACCTTCTACCTGGTCATGCCCATAGAACAGGGCGAGAGCGTGACTGAAGATCTCAACGACCCCCCTACACCCACCGCCAGCCACTTCCCTCCACCTGTAGAGGAAATGACGTTGCCACAGACGCAGATGGAAGAAGAGCCGGCAGCCCGCGGCCCGGAGGCCAACCAATCAGAGACTATGCAACTAgaacaggaaaaagaaacagGCCATTTGCAGGCTGCGCAACACACTCACGTAATCAGAAACGTGGATGAGATTTTTCATACGATTGAGGAGCTGATGACCAAGTTGCGCCACCTGAAG GAGATAGAGAAGGCCCACTATAAGCTTCTGGAAACTCTCAGAGAGTCCTCCATCAGTCAGGAGTCTGAGGACCAGCAGTGTCGCTCGGCAACCGTCTCCAGGACGCCGTCTCTGGATCGTAGCTCAGGAGATG GCAAAGAGAGCAGACCTGCGGAGCCCAAAATCCTGTCGACTGGATTCTGA
- the arhgef11 gene encoding rho guanine nucleotide exchange factor 11 isoform X9 gives MSLRQPTSTLDRINSLTIGDSERKSSGPQQREPTAEIISDSTGTGLVHRCVVVQKDQLGFGFTVCGERVKLVQNVRPGGAAVKAGVQEGDRIIKVNGSLVASMSHQEVVKLIKSGSYVALTLQGPSPSTTSLPLEPLATDHTLNQRSSLAGEAAPPPPPPLPSGLSSTPSQRITGPKPLQDPQVQKHATQILRKMLEQEEAELQDLMDEQLRNPSPLLEERIESAKRRAHQVRVKIQQDVEGTRSESVTGYFIAGEGRQSIDSSEGDMEAFESPHSSPSFSFRTPLHRRQTSDISTLSDLGGKAQIIGPEEEDEEYDGYAFNEMDGPYQDIELLKARPAHMAVFMRYVFTQLLDPNPLLFYLSVEAYLGSLPKDARTLAPQICSLFLEPDAPLKIKVREEYLADIENRLHAQEDIRGPLSELQQLVLPEIQDQLQDYRNKQMMGLGSLFGEGDLQHLDGDTVKEKQVVDKQVTALWEILSKHEEDRSSPLASAVILYLRHSGIKPRDSKVFPGLTTEKDKWITFLKSKKLSGTKKEKDGEDKKRNPILKYIGKPRTTSQSIRPGSVRNIIQQFENSTETGEEVSDGADPQRLSSSSLGDEMDSPLPVRLARSESLKAQGEGRRRGGTSGAESVPRSRSDVDMEDCADERDGPGLRPLQHSASSSASSNSARSLENPTPPYTPRSRRRSVESPLALLPDAAALEEDVMDSKTWQETVTPQLLATLSPSEVDRQAVIYELFTTEVSHLRTLRVLDQVFYQKMRTVLNSDELACIFPNLPQVYELHASLCEAMKKRRESPIVQDIGDVMLTRFEGAAGDEFQEQASQLCCQQSQALELIKSKQRKDPRFAHIIQECEASPHCRRLQLKDLLVSEMQRLTKYPLLLDKIVKYTEAGSSDLPLLQRAHACCRGILQSVNEDVRESEHRQRLSEYQCRLDAAPQFKNVDLTTKRMIHEGPLTWKVNKEKLIEIQALLLSDCLVLLQKGPDDRLQLRNHSSRLGGGGGGSGDSKTSFSPLVNLASLLVRPVATDKKALYIISTTDMQIYELVAATTSKKETWKDLLEKAISAAGGSSPLMNHSSIPMSSPSLRSSSPASTGSNAYGDNSMTEQSDSTETHSNSDEPAISHSTPVDQSEAFLKGQGVAEAALQDVETLRQLILQDFGEDCWSHDSDDTPTNETAAESNSFTERQRPESLETVLSCCTDEWEAEPEELLLAKAPKPQVVRKAVVAGPPPSSSSVAEDITDDVTLPSNQSSKSRSEAKKQGNTFYLVMPIEQGESVTEDLNDPPTPTASHFPPPVEEMTLPQTQMEEEPAARGPEANQSETMQLEQEKETGHLQAAQHTHVIRNVDEIFHTIEELMTKLRHLKEIEKAHYKLLETLRESSISQESEDQQCRSATVSRTPSLDRSSGDGKESRPAEPKILSTGF, from the exons ATGAGTCTCCGCCAACCCACCTCCACGCTGGACAG GATCAACAGTTTGACAATTGGGGACTCGGAGCGTAAATCCTCTGGCCCTCAGCAGAGAGAGCCAACGGCAGAAATCATTTCTGACAGTACAG GCACTGGACTTGTGCACAGATGTGTGGTTGTGCAAAAGGACCAGCTGGGCTTCGGCTTCACCGTGTGTGGAGAGAGAGTGAAGCTGGTACAGAATGTCCGACCAG GTGGAGCAGCAGTGAAGGCTGGTGTCCAAGAAGGGGACAGAATCATAAAG GTGAACGGCTCGTTGGTTGCCTCCATGTCCCATCAAGAGGTGGTAAAGCTCATAAAAT CTGGATCTTACGTCGCACTTACACTACAAGGGCCGTCTCCATCAACCACCTCCTTGCCCTTAGAGCCCCTCGCCACTGATCACACTCTTAATCAAAGATCATCTCTGGCTGGGGAGGCtgcacctcctccacctccacccttGCCCTCTGGACTGAGCAGCACCCCCTCCCAAAGGATCACAGGACCCAAACCACTACAA GACCCACAAGTACAAAAACATGCGACTCAGATACTCAGGAAAATGCTGGAGCAGGAAGAGGCCGAGCTGCAG GACTTGATGGATGAGCAGCTGAGGAACCCGTCGCCATTGCTGGAGGAGCGAATTGAAAGCGCCAAGAGGAGAGCTCACCAAGTCAGAGTCAAGATTCAGCAAGATGTG GAGGGAACGAGGTCAGAATCTGTCACAGGCTACTTCATAGCAGGAGAAG GGCGACAATCAATAGACTCCAGTGAAGGAGACATGGAG GCCTTTGAGAGTCCCCACTCCTCCCCCTCATTTTCCTTCAGGACCCCCCTGCACCGGCGCCAGACGTCCGACATATCCACCTTATCTGATTTG gGTGGAAAGGCTCAGATCATCGGGCCcgaggaggaagatgaagaataTGACGGCTATGCATTTAATGAG ATGGACGGTCCATACCAAGATATTGAGCTGTTAAAGGCACGACCAGCACACATGGCAGTGTTCATGAGATATGTCTTTACCCAGCTTCTGGATCCCAACCCTCTG CTGTTCTACCTGTCTGTGGAGGCTTACCTCGGCTCCCTTCCTAAAGATGCCCGCACTCTTGCACCTCAGATCTGCTCCCTGTTCCTGGAACCAGATGCT CCCCTGAAGATTAAAGTACGAGAGGAGTATCTTGCTGATATCG AAAATCGACTTCATGCTCAGGAGGACATCCGGGGACCTCTgtctgagctgcagcagcttgTGCTGCCAGAAATCCAGGACCAGCTGCAAGACTACAG GAACAAGCAGATGATGGGTCTCGGTTCTCTGTTTGGAGAAGGAGACCTGCAGCACCTTGATGGAGACACTGTGAAAGAGAAACAGGTGGTGGACAAACAAGTCACCGCCCTGTGGGAAATACT ATCAAAGCACGAGGAGGACAGAAG TTCTCCTCTGGCTTCAGCTGTGATCCTCTACCTGCGTCATTCTGGGATCAAGCCTAGAGACTCCAAGGTCTTCCCCGGCCTGACCACAGAGAAGGACAAGTGGATCACTTTCTTAAAGTCCAAGAAG CTGAGCGGTACCAAGAAGGAAAAAGATGGAGAGGATAAAAAGAGAAATCCCATCCTGAAGTACATCGGCAAACCCCGGACCACATCCCAGTCCA TCCGGCCTGGCAGCGTGCGGAACATCATTCAGCAGTTTGAGAATAGCACCGAGACCGGCGAGGAAGTCAGCGACGGCGCTGACCCGCAAAGGCTCTCCTCCAGCAGCCTCGGGGATGAAATGGACAG CCCTCTACCAGTTCGTCTGGCTCGCAGCGAGTCACTAAAGGCTCAGGGAGAAGGGCGACGGCGGGGCGGCACCTCAGGAGCAGAGTCTGTGCCCCGCTCTCGTAGCGATGTGGACATGGAGGACTGCGCAGATGAGAGGGACGGGCCAGGCCTGAGGCCTCTGCAGCACAGCGCCTCGTCCTCTGCATCCAGCAACTCTGCACG GTCTCTAGAGAACCCTACACCCCCATACACCCCTCGGTCTAGACGCAG GAGCGTGGAGTCGCCGCTGGCCCTGCTACCCGATGCTGCAGCACTGGAGGAGGACGTGATGGATAGTAAGACCTGGCAGGAGACTGTTACCCCTCAGCTCCTTGCAACACTCAGCCCCAGTGAGGTGGATAGACAGGCTGTCATATACG AGCTGTTCACCACTGAGGTGTCCCACCTGCGAACCTTACGGGTCCTGGACCAGGTTTTCTATCAGAAGATGAGGACTGTCCTGAACTCTGACGAGCTGGCCTGCATCTTCCCCAACTTGCCTCAAGTCTACGAGCTCCACG CGAGTCTGTGTGAGGCGATGAAGAAGCGAAGAGAATCGCCGATTGTTCAGGACATCGGGGATGTGATGCTGACCAGG tttGAAGGGGCAGCCGGAGACGAGTTTCAGGAACAAGCGTCCCAGCTGTGCTGCCAGCAGTCTCAGGCTCTCGAGCTCATTAAGAGCAAACAGCGTAAAGACCCTCGCTTCGCTCACATTatccag gAGTGTGAGGCGAGTCCTCACTGCCGCAGGTTACAGCTCAAAGACCTGCTGGTGTCAGAGATGCAGAGACTCACCAAGTACCCGCTGCTGCTGGACAAAATcgttaaatacacagaag CGGGCTCATCAGATTTGCCCTTGCTCCAGCGAGCGCACGCGTGTTGCCGAGGGATACTGCAGAGCGTCAATGAGGACGTTAGGGAATCGGAGCACCGGCAGCGCCTCAGCGAGTACCAGTGCAGGCTGGATGCTGCTCCTCAGTTCAAG AATGTGGACCTCACCACGAAGAGAATGATCCATGAAGGTCCTCTCACCTGGAAAGTTAACAAAGAAAAGCTGATAG AGATCCAAgcgctgctgctgtcagactgcCTCGTCCTCCTTCAGAAGGGCCCGGACGACCGCCTACAGCTGCGAAATCATTCCAGCAGATTGGGTGGAGGCGGGGGAGGCAGCGGTGACAGCAAGACCTCTTTCAGCCCTCTAGTGAACCTGGCGTCGCTGCTTGTTCGCCCGGTAGCTACAG ACAAGAAAGCTCTTTACATCATCAGCACCACAGATATGCAGATCTATGAGCTGGTGGCTGCAACAACATCCAAGAAGGAGAC CTGGAAAGATTTACTGGAAAAGGCCATCTCTGCCGCCGGCGGATCGTCACCTCTGATGAATCACAGCTCGATACCCATGTC GTCCCCGAGTCTACGCAGTTCTTCCCCCGCCTCAACTGGCAGCAATGCCTACGGAG ATAACTCGATGACGGAGCAGTCAGACTCCACGGAGACTCATTCCAACAGCGACGAGCCCGCGATCTCCCACAGTACGCCTGTGGACCAATCGGAAGCTTTTCTCAAAGGACAAGGCGTGGCGGAGGCCGCTCTGCAAGACG TTGAAACCCTGCGGCAGCTCATATTACAAGATTTCGGAGAGGACTGTTGGAGCCACGATTCAGATGATACACCCACCAATGAGACGGCCGCTGAAAGCAACTCATTCACAGAGAGGCAGCGACCGGAGTCTCTGGAGACGGTCCTCAGCTGCTGCACCGATGAATGGGAGGCGGAGccagaagagctgctgcttGCAAAAGCACCCAAACCTCAGGTTGTGAGGAAAG cTGTGGTTGCGggtcctcctccttcttcttcttctgtcgcTGAAGACATCACTGATGATGTCACCCTCCCCTCCAATCAGTCATCCAAGTCAAGAAGCGAGGCCAAAAAGCAGG GAAATACCTTCTACCTGGTCATGCCCATAGAACAGGGCGAGAGCGTGACTGAAGATCTCAACGACCCCCCTACACCCACCGCCAGCCACTTCCCTCCACCTGTAGAGGAAATGACGTTGCCACAGACGCAGATGGAAGAAGAGCCGGCAGCCCGCGGCCCGGAGGCCAACCAATCAGAGACTATGCAACTAgaacaggaaaaagaaacagGCCATTTGCAGGCTGCGCAACACACTCACGTAATCAGAAACGTGGATGAGATTTTTCATACGATTGAGGAGCTGATGACCAAGTTGCGCCACCTGAAG GAGATAGAGAAGGCCCACTATAAGCTTCTGGAAACTCTCAGAGAGTCCTCCATCAGTCAGGAGTCTGAGGACCAGCAGTGTCGCTCGGCAACCGTCTCCAGGACGCCGTCTCTGGATCGTAGCTCAGGAGATG GCAAAGAGAGCAGACCTGCGGAGCCCAAAATCCTGTCGACTGGATTCTGA